The segment ACAATCTCCCCACCAGCCTCCACGATGCCGCCCGGCACCTCGTCGCGCCGGTCCACGATGGCCGAGGCGCCGGAGACCAGGAGCAGTTCGCAGCCCTCCGAGCGCAGCTCCTTCAGGGCGGCTGCGACCTCGTCCGCCGCATGCCCGCAGCGGCGCTCCAGCGCGGGCGGACAGTCGAGCTGCGCCAGACGCGCGTCGATCACCTCGCGCCCCTTGTCGAGCAGGGCGGCCTTGCCCTCGGGCAGGCGAGTCTGGACGAGGCCGACCTGCCGCGCGCGCAGCGGGGCGATGCGCACCAAGGGTTCGTTGCCCAGGGCGGCCAAGGCGGCGTCGTGAGAACTCTTGGACACCGCAAGCGGAATGATCTTCACCGTCGCCACCATCTGGCGCGGCTCGACCATCTCGTAGGGCGTCAGGGTCGCCACGGTCAGGGCCTCGTCGACCCGGTTGAAGGCATCCAGCCGCTCCCGGTCGATCACCGCCAGCCCCCGCGTTGCGGCGATCAGGTTGCAGCGGCCGGTAAAGGCGGCTGAGGTGGTGAGACCCTCTCCGCAAAGCGCTGCGGCGAGGGACTGCGCGGCCAGATCCTCGTGAAGGTCGCCGGCTTCGAGCCGGGCGGCAATCACGCTCTCTATCCCGGCTGCCTTCAGCGCGGAAAGGTCTTCGGCGCTCAGCAGCCGTCCTTTCTTGAAGGAGAGTTTTCCCTGTTTCAGGGAATGGGCGAGATAGGTGCCCTCAGCCTCATCGGTCGCGACTGCGCCGAAGATCATGACGCCGGCTCCCGCTTCACCAGCGGCTCGGCGCCCCGCAGCACCTGCGTCATCTGCGCAAGCGCCGAAAGTGCGATCTCCGCCGGCGACTTCGCGCCGATGGCAAGGCCCAGGGGCGCATGGATGCGGGCGATCTCCTCTGCGCTGAACCCGGCCTCTTCCAGGCGGGCAACCCGTTTCGCATGGGTCCGCTTGGAGCCCAGGGAGCCGACGTAGAAGGCGGGCGAGCGCAATGCGATCTGCAACGCCGGATCGTCCAGCTTCGGGTCGTGGGTCAGGGTGATCACCGCCGTGCGGTGGTCCAGCGCCAATGACTCGAGCCCTTCGTCCGGCCAAAGCTCCACGATGTTCAGGCCGGGGAAGCGCTCCGGTGTGGCCCAGGCCTTGCGTGGGTCCACGATGGTGACTTCATAGCCGGCGATCCGAGCGAGCGGCGCCAGCGCCTGGGCGATGTGCACTGCGCCGACGATCACCAGCCGTAAGGGCGGGTTGAAGACCTGAAGGAAGTAGCGCTCTTCGAAAAGGCCGCTCTTGTCCGAGCGGATCGCCTCCGCGGCGGCCTCGCGCAGCGGACCGCCGACCTCCAGGTCGCCCTCGACCTTGTCGCCCAGCAGAAGGGATTGTTCGCCGCTTTCCAGCTCGGTGACCAGGACGGCTGCCTGCTTTTCAGCGCGGGCTTCCTGCAGGGCCTCGAAGAGCGCCAGCTTCATCCCAGCGCCTCCACGTAGACCTTCACCGTTCCGCCGCAGGCGAGGCCGACTTCCCAGGCTTCCTCGTCGCTGACGCCGAAGGTCAGCAGCTTAGAGGGCGCGCCCTCCATGATCTGCTTGGCTTCATGCACGACAGCGCCTTCGATGCAGCCGCCCGAGACCGAACCCACCATGCGGCCCTCTTCATCCACGGCCAGCTGGCTGCCGACCGGACGGGGGGAGGAGCCCCAGGTCGCGACGACGGTGGCCAGCGCCACCTTGCGGCCCTCGGCCTTCCAGCCGCCGGCCGATTCCAGAACGTCGCCTTCGTTCATGCGCTCTTCTCCAGCCATTCGGACATCTCCTTGCGTTTGCCGGGCGTCTGTTCGCCCAGCGCTTCGGCCAGATCCTTCAGGCCCTTCAGGTTGTGCACGGTGCGCAGCTCGTCCACATGAC is part of the Limibacillus sp. genome and harbors:
- a CDS encoding XdhC family protein, whose amino-acid sequence is MKLALFEALQEARAEKQAAVLVTELESGEQSLLLGDKVEGDLEVGGPLREAAAEAIRSDKSGLFEERYFLQVFNPPLRLVIVGAVHIAQALAPLARIAGYEVTIVDPRKAWATPERFPGLNIVELWPDEGLESLALDHRTAVITLTHDPKLDDPALQIALRSPAFYVGSLGSKRTHAKRVARLEEAGFSAEEIARIHAPLGLAIGAKSPAEIALSALAQMTQVLRGAEPLVKREPAS
- a CDS encoding XdhC family protein, translated to MAGEERMNEGDVLESAGGWKAEGRKVALATVVATWGSSPRPVGSQLAVDEEGRMVGSVSGGCIEGAVVHEAKQIMEGAPSKLLTFGVSDEEAWEVGLACGGTVKVYVEALG